The genome window CGGTCGGGCCGTTTCGAGGATGCGGAAGAGGTTGCGCAGGACATCCTCCGGGTCGCCCCCGGTGAGACTCTGGGCCGGGATGATGCCTTTGAGGTAGGTACGGATCTGGGCGACGCGCAGCGGATCGAAGAGGAAGATGATGAGGTCGGCGTGCTGGAAGAAGGCCAGGTTGCTGGTATCCGCCGGTGGATTCTCCAGGTCTTCCCCGGCGACGTCCCGGAAGACGAGGTAGTTCATCCGGTTCACACCGTCCGGTCCGGTCCAGCGTCCCAGGGAGAAAATCAGCGGGTCACGCTGGTAGGCGTCGTTCGCGGAGGCTGGCGGGGTGGCCGGCATGTTCCGCATCTCCTGGTACAGGGGCTCCTCGTAGTGGCTGCGGTAGCGGTCGAGGGTGGAGTTGTCTGCGGCCTCGACAACACGGCCGAACTGTCCGGCGAGCTCTTCAAGCTGCTTGATCATCACCGCGGTGTAGAGGCTCTTGCCGGAGGCGCGTGCCCCGGCCATCGCCACGCAGTGGGCGCGGGCGTCGGCCCAGCCGTGCGGCAGGGGCCGACCGTCGGCGGAGGTCGTCGCACCGGGCGGCAGTGGAGCGAAAGTGTAGGGGTCCTTGACCTGGTGGGACAGGGAGTTGGTGGGGTACTGGTTCATCGACGGTCCGGTCACCGGGCCACCTCCGCGGGGTGGACGTCGGCGCGGAGGACCCCGGCGATGGTGTCAGCCACCGGAGCGAAGGTGGTGGCGTCCCCCTCGGCGAGGGGCCCGGCGAATTCCGGGGTGACGGGGACGACGCCGGTGGTGGCGGTCCGGACCGGGGAGGTGGCGTAGAGCTGCTCTTCGTCGGACGCACCGGGGCCGACGACGAGGAGCAGGGAGTGGGAGGTGTCCGAGACCATCGCGCGGACCGGAGTGGCGGTGAGGTGGACGGTGAGAGTCTCAGGATCCGTGTTCCGGGCCAGGGTGGTGGTGCCGACCCGGGTGCGGTCAGCCTCGGCGGCCTCGGCCAGCAGGTTCTCCAGTCCGGCGAGGGAGCGTTGCCCCAGAGGTCCGGCCGAGGTGGAGATGTCGATGAGATCCGTACCGAGGACGGTGGCGATGCCTTGGGTGACGGTGACCGCGGCGGCGAGGGTGTCGGGGGTGAGTACCCGGTGGAAGGTGGCACCGGTGTCGGCGACGAGGTGCAGGCGCCGGAGTCCCGGTGCGCCGGTGAGCCGGGTCCGCAGGGCGGAGGAGACGGCCATCACCGGACGTGAGACGTCGGCGGCGACGGAGGAGCCGAAGGCGTTGAGGGTGAGCGAGTCCCCGGTGCGCACCACGGAGCCGAGGGTCTTTACCGGGACGCCGCCGATGTGGACGACGGGGAACTGGACGGTCGCCTCACCGGAGCGGGTGACGGTCACCTGGACCGACTGGTCGATACCGAAGTCGGCACCGTCGGGGGAGCTGACTGAGATGGTCGCCGATTCCGGTACCTCGGTGACGATGGCGAGGGTGTTGTTCGGAGCGGTGACGCGGACGCCGTCCCCGGAGACGGCGAGCCGCAGGTTCGCTGCGGCACCGCCGACGGGAAAGACCTCGATTTTGAGCATGCCCGTGGCGCCGAGGGCGTGGGAGTCACCGTCGTTGAGGGTGATGGTGTGCATGGGGGTTCAGACTCCTCTCGGGAACTGGACGGGGTTGTCAGCGTTGCCGGCCGGGGTGGCCAGGGTTGGGCGGGATGCGCTGCGGTTGCCGGTCGGCGTAGGGCTGGTAGGCGGACGGGAATGGTTGATGCTGGGGGATCTGCTGTACGGGATGGGCGGCGGGATTCGGTGGCGGTGCCTGCCCGTCCGGCCGGATCGGCCTGACGTCGGTGCGTCGGCGGAACACGTCCTCAGCCATCGCCCGCAGGGTCGGATCCGTCAGTGCGGTGAGATCGGGAACCCCCGGGTCGTGGCAACCGTGGGTTACCGAGTAACTGGTGGCGTCCGCGATGAGTGCTTCCCGATCCTCCGGGAACAGGGTGGTCAGCGTCCACGGCGCGAATAGTGGGCGATCGGGGCGGTTCCTGTCGACGGGGATGAATCCGTAGGACAAGAGCGCGAGGATCCGGACCTGCAGGGTGTGCCCGAGCTCGGTGCTGGGGTCCAGACACAGGTAGACGCTCCAGTGGGAGAGCTGCGCTTCCCGCCACCGTTGGAAGGCCTGTCGGGACTCGGGGGACATGTCCCGGAATTCAGGAACGACCCCGTTGATGTTGGTGTTCCATGCGATGAAGTCCGCGTCCCGGATGAAGGCCACGTCATCGGGGGTTAGCTGGACCAGTGCCGGGTAGGTGCCGGGCGGGGTCCGGCGTTCCGTCCGCCGGTCCTGCGGCTCCGGGGCTACGTCCGGGGTGACGACCGGTGGTGTCGTCGCAGGCTCCGGAGCAGTGATGCCGGAGAAGGGGTTGCCGAAGCCGGCGGGGGACCCGCCCGCCGGGCGGGACGGTTCACCGCCGAAGGACGGGGCCGTTACCGGCGGCGTCACCGGCGTCACCGGCGGAGTCGACGGTGCGGTCCCGGATGATGCGGCGCCCCATCCGGCATCGGTCACGGTCTGCCACCCGGCCGGTGCAGTATCCGGTGTTGTCGGCTCAGATGGGACTGCCGAGTCCGCCGACGGCAGCAGCTCACCGGTATCGACGATGACGGCGGCGAGGTGGTCTGGAAGCCGGTCGCGTTCCCGGGTCGGGACGACCGCAAGGCGGACCCCGGCCGCGAGCACCCCGGCCACGTTCCCGGCCCGCTCATAGGTCGACCAGGTGAAGGGTCCGCCGGTGAGGACATCCTCCGGCAGGGCGCGAGCGACTGCGGCGACCCACAACGGCCCTTCCACCGGGTCGGCGAGGAGTACCACCGGCCGTCCGTTCATCAGCAGTTCGATGAGGACGGCGAGAATCTCCGGACGCGACGCCGGCCCGGAAGGCTCCCGGACGCGACGCAGTTCCGTCGGCAGCGACGTCTGCCCGCCAGCGTCCTCCGACGGAGCTCCGGCGAGAAAGGCGTCGAGCACCGCATCGGTCATCGACGAGGGGGCGGCACCGGCGTCGAGGGTGGGCAGCGCGGCGGCGTCCACCTCCACCGAACCGAAGGGGGTGGGCAGCGACGGCGAATACATCCACGCCACCGCGTCGTGTCGGGGCAGGACGCCGGGGTCGCTGACGTGGACGAGGGTGAAGATGTTGTCCCGGCCGGTGGAGTCCGCCCCGGCCCGGGTGGAGGCGAAGAAGACACCGGTGTCCTCCGCACCGCGCGGCTCCCACGGTGCAGGCAGCCACGCATAGCGGCGCAGCTGCCGGGCCAGGTCCTCCTCGTCGGGGAACTTCGGCAGTTTGGCGTCGTCCCGGATGCTCTCCGGGGTCTGCGGGGTGAGCGGGGTGAGTTCGTCGATCCACATCGGTGCGATCTCGCCGGAGGTCTCACCCACACCCCACCCCCCGTGCCGGGTGACGCCGGAGCCGCTGTCGCGGGTGAAGGAGGCGTAGCTGAAGGAGCCGGACATCACATCATCCTTCCGGTGGTGGGCAGGGCGAGCCGTTGAGCGACAGCGCCCTCGATGACGATCCCGGGGATGCTGGCGGCGTGCCAGGTGGAGGCACCGTCATCGGAGGTGGAGTCGACCGTGTCGGCGCTGAGGCTGCCGCCGAATGCCCCGGAGCCGAAGCCGGAGGACTGGGTGGACCAGGAGGGCGCGGCATCGGCCACGGTCTGCTCCGGCAGATTGGCATCCACATTGTCGATGAACAGACGCAGGTACCCGCCCTGGAACCCGGTGTTGTCCACCCACCAGGAGGCGTCCTCGGCGGTGGCCGTGACCAGGCCACTGGCCATGTGGGCCGCCTGCCCGTTCCCGGTGAAGACCTGTGCCGACGGGAGGGTGGGCTGGAAGAGGTCGGAACTGATCTGGTTCGGACCGACCGCCTTGAACTTCGAACAGGTGACAGGGTCTCCGTCGTCGATGAACAACGGGAGGCGGGTGGGATTGTGGATCAACCGGAAGTGCGGGGCATTGGCGTCCGGATAGTCCACCGACCAGATGGTCAGCACTAGCTGGTTGTTCTCCTTCAGCTCGAGGTTGTACGAATACGAGCGCAGGCCGGGGTACCGGATGACCGTGGGGGTGTCCGCCTTCTTGTCCGTTCCGGCGTACACGGCGACAGGGGTCAGGGTGACCGTGTCCCCGGTGGACATGAGGGACAGGCGGACGCCGCCCTGCCGGTTGTACGATGTCTGGTCCAGTCGCAGATGGTCGTTGGTGGTGCGCACGTCGATGAGGTCCGCCCCGCCCGGCCAGTCGAAGGTGATGAGCTGGTTGGTGACGCGCTCGATCAGTCGGGGCTCATCGAGGTTGTCCACCTTGTGCAGGACCCGGCTGTTGCCGACCCAGGCACGCTCCTCGACGATATTCACCGGGGTGGCGTACACCTGGTGCCAGCCAGCCGGCCAGACGGAGCTCTTCGAGACCGTGCTGCCCGGCTCGTCGGTGTCCTCCACGGTCCATTCCGTGGCACTGAACGCCCGGTCGCGGTCCAGGTGGCCCTTGGCGATCTGCTCGAGCTGCAGTTCCGGGTCCGGGGGAGTGTCGGTGAGGTAGACCTTGACCGATCCGGTCGGCGGAGCGGTCCACTCCAGGATGATCCGGTCCTCCACACCGTCGTTGTAGGAGTCTGCGGTGGTCAGCTCCACCTGCTGGATCTCCGCGCTGACCTGCATGGTCTGAGTCGGAGTGGGGTTTCCGCTGCGGGTGGTGCCGCGGAAGGAGACCAGCGGAGTCAGCGTGTACTCGTAGGTCAGGCCGCGGACGTCGACCCGGTGGGAGAACCCGGAGCGTTCGACCATGCCGTCGGCGAGCATGTTCACCGGGGCGTCGAGTCGGCCCGAGTACCCCTTGCGGGCGTGGAAGACCCGCACCGTGTCATGGCCGGGGCGGGCGTCCCAGGTGCCGTTGACCGTACCGCCGGACTCCGCGAGGCGGATATTGTGCGGCGGGAAGATAGCGATGTCCTCACCGAGCAGGAGGGGGGTCTGCGACACCAGTTCCGGAAGCTGGTCCCAGGTGTAGGCCCACACCATGTAGTGACGGAAGCCGCTGGTCGGCGGGCGGGTGTCACGGAAGGCGGTGCCGTGGGTGATGACCAGTTCCGTCCCGGCACCGGGTTCCTTGTCGACCTCGTGGTCGGCGGCGATGACGCGGTACAGGGTGGTTTCCCGGGGACGGCCAGGCAACGGCTTCCAGGTGATGAGGACAGATTCGGTGGTCTCCGGCTCCTGGTCCTCGGCGCCCCACCTGTCGCCCCGGGCTGCGGTGGTGCTCTCGTAGGTCACCGTCGGCGCGCCGGGGGAGATCAGGCCGTCCGGCGTCGAATAGTCGTAGGCGGTGTCGCTGGCGGCGAAGATCTGGTGGAAGATTTCGTCGTCCTCGAAGTCAGCGTCATCGATCTCGGTGGAGGACGTGGCGCCACCGAGCAGAAGTTTGAGCTGGTCGGCGAGGGAGACGGCGGCGGGTTCCTCCGGTGCAGCGGGTGCAGGGTCGGGTGTGGGGACGGCGGCCGGTTCCGCTGCGCCTTCGGTATCGGATTCCGTCGCATCGGCGGAGCGGGTGGTGGGAGCCGGGGTGGGCCAGGCTGCGGCGGCCGGGCGCGGTGGACGTCGGCCGGTGAAGATCCCGGCGATGACCTCAGCGGTGGCGCGGGCGTCCTTCACCCCGGAGGGGAACTGCGCAAGGACCGCCTCTGAGGTGGGGTTGTCGAGGGCGGCGATCTCCGCGAAGACCTCCAACGGGAGGTCCGGGGTACCGGGGGCAAGGGGCTTCTTCTGTGACCAGTTCATGTGGGTGGTGTCTCTAGATCAGGGAATCCCAGTCGGGGAGGTCCGGGGAGGCGGGGGACGCCGGCCCGGAGGGGGAGCCGAAGGGGTTCTGGTCGGGTGCGGAACGGTGCCCCGGCTGCGCAGCGCCGGGAGTCGGCGTGTCGAACGTCGGTGTGTCGAACGTCGGCGGAGCGAAGGCCGGGGGAATGAAGGTCGGCGCATCGGATGAGGGGGCATCGAAGGTCGGTGGTTCGAACACCGGCAGGGGGGAGTCCACCGGCACGTGCCCGAGATTGTCCCGCCCGGTGTCCAGCCCGAGGTACTTCAGCTCGGTTGCCTGGCCGAACTGCACCAGTGTCGCCGACCGGGTCAGCGTGCCGGGGGCGTCCACCGGGGCGGAACCCCATCCGGACGCCGCCGCCGGGGCGTCATCGCGGTCCGCGCTGAGATCCAGCCGGCAGACCGCGGCGTCCATCGAGGTGGCACCTTCGTTCACCGCAATGGCGGAGACCGCGTCCTGCAGGAAGCTGCCGGACGCCGGATTCTCGCCCCGCAATGTCGACAGGAAACGCTCGGTGGTGGTGGAGGTACGGCGGCCATCGTGGAAGAACTCGACCGTGCTGATGCGCTGGGACAGTTGCCGGGCGATGGACGGCGTCGCGACGACCTCTGACCACCGTTCCCGGGAGTGGTCCCGGTTGTCCATCTCCGGGCCGACCGCCCACCGGCTCAACTTGTCGAGACCGGAGCCGGTCCCGGTGCCGGACTGGCCGGCCAGCTGCGTCATCGTCGGCGAGTGTTCGCCGGTGAGGTGCTCCCGGTTGGCGGTGGTGTCCGCCAGCAGTCGGTTGAAGGCGTTCTCGGCCCAGTGCGGCGGGAAGATTTCCTGGCGCACCGTGTTCACCAGCGGACCGAGGTCGTCGTCCGGGATGGTCGCCTGACCGATACCGGTGGACAGCGGCAGGCCCGATGACGGGGATTCCAGCCCGACGGCGGTGGAGGTGTCCCGGCCCAGCGGGCGGGAGATCGCACGGCCCAGCAACGTCGACCAGCTCAACAACTGCTGGTAGGCGCCGAGCTGCCGGTACAGGTTCTCCATGCCCTGCTGCACGTTGTCCTGGGTGATCTTGAGGTTGCGTTGCAGCAGATGGACCTGCTGCAGATACGCCTCGACCCCTCGTCTGGCTTTCGCATAGGAGGCCATGTGGATGCCCATGAAGATCAGCGTGCCGAGCACGAACCACAGCACCGCCCAGTGCCAGGGGATGCCCTTGAAGAACGTCAGCTGCCACGACGGCATCGCGTGGACGACGACGGACAGCACCATGGCGAGCAGCAGGGCGAATTCGAGACCCAGCAGGACCCGGGTGGTGACCTGGTAGTCGCGGTTGAGGCTGCTGGTGTCCCGCGCCTGCAGCTGGGCCAGGCCGGCCGCGTTCGTGTCGAGGCGGTGCACCTGGAACTTGAGGTTGTCCAGGGATTCCCCGATGAGCAGCCGCAGTCCGTGCCCGGTGTGCCAGGCGAAACTGCGGGACGCCGTCTCCTTCCACTTGGTGAACTGCTGCTGCAGCTGCCGGATCGCCGGTTCGCGGGTCTGGCCGGCGACGAAGTTCAGCTTCTGCTCGTAATCCCAGGCCTTGACCGCGTCGAACGGCGGCACCACCGCGTCTTCCTGGGAGTACCCGAACTGCTGTCCGAGCAGGGGATGGAAGCCGCGGAAGGAGTCGTCGACGTCCGGGACGGACATCCAGCCCTGCTCGACGATCTTGCGGTTGCCGAAGGCGTCCTTCGGGGTCTCCAGGGCACCCTGCTGCCGCTCCGCCCCGTCAACCAGGGTGAGCGCCACATTGCGGTAGGCGGTCCACATGTCCCCCAACTGCGGGGCCTCGCCGACCCGGAGGCCGTGGGCCGCCGCCTGCTGACGGTGCCGTTCGGCGGCCTCGGCCATCCGCTCCAGGTTCAGGTCCTGGGCCGGGCCGGCTGCCGGGTTGGAGATGATCCGCACCGGGGAATCCGCACCGTACAGGCTGTTCTGCACCTGCTTGTCGAACGAGGACCGGGCACTGACCTTCGCCGCCCGGTACCAGCTTGCCGGGGTTCCCAGCCCCTTCGAGAAGTAGTCACGGAGGAAAGCCGTCATCGCCTGGATGCCACTCTTGTGGGTCGAACCCGGGGTGGCCTCCGGTTGCATCGGGGTCGCCAGCGACCCGTGGTACTGGTGCAGCAGTCGGTGGGCCAGAGCCTCGGGGACTGCGTCCTGGGCACCCATGTGGTCAGCCTGGCGTCCGTCCGGGGTGACCGGCTGCGGCAGCCGAGTGCTGATGTCGGTGGCGGTGCGACGCAGCTGGTCCTCGACTGCGGAGGCGTCGATGGTGCGGTGGTAGGCGCGGGCCAGCCGCACCTTGTAAGCACCACCGGTGGAGATCGGGTGGCCGGAGTCATCGAGCAGGGCGCAGGAATCTGCGCTGGCCCACAGACCGGTCAATCCGCACAGGGTCGGGGCGGCCACCTTCGCCACCTCCGTCGGGTCCCCGGCCCGCTGGACCGGTGACAGGGGCGAGTCGGGGGCCTCGGAATCCTCCGGGGCGATGGCGACCGTCGTGGGCCAGGACTGGCTGGGTTCCGGGACCCGGCCACCACGCGGCAGCCGGGGCAGCAGGATGCGGACCCGCGCCGGTGACGATGACAAGCGGGCCTCGATACTGCCGGTCCAGCGGTCGACGGAGGCCATGTCGAGGCCGGCGGTGGTGTCGTCCTCAATGTCGAGGGCGATGAGCAGCGGGACGCCGCCGACGGCACGGAGTGCCCGGTCGATGCTGAGGACCTGCTGCCCGTCAGGACCGATTCGCCGCACCGTGGTGCCCGTCTCCGACAGGACCGGGTCGACCCAGGTGAACGGGTCGATCAGCCCGAGGGACGCGAGGTCGGTGAGGTTGCGGCGGATCTGGTCGGCGACGAGACCGTGGCCGAGGATGATGACATCAGGGGTGGTGGTGTGGATCGACATCAGATGAAGTCACCTCCGAAGTCGGGAAGGGCGGGACCGGACGGGGAACTCGGCGCGGCGAAGGGATCGGCCACGGGAGCGCCGGTGGAGAAGGCGTTCATGGTGGGGTTCTCCGCCCGGTTCTTCGCCGCGTCCAGGTGCTTCTTCAGGGCCCGGGTCATGTCGCGGACGTCCGGGGCGAAGTCACGGTAGAGAGGCATCGCCGAGGCGTAGCGCCGGTCGGAGACGTCCGCCCAGGGCTTGTCCTGGACCTGGGACCCGGGGAGCCCGCCGCTGCCGGGGAGGAAGGTGTCCGCATTCTGTGCCGCATGGTTGAGCTGAGCGGTGAAGATCTCGTAGCGGTCGGCGACGCTGGTACCCAGCGGGGCCTGGTCGGGGCGTTCGCCGGTGGTGAGGAAGTCCGCGAGACGGGTGACCACCGGATGGTCGTTCGCACCACCGGTGGGGGACTGGGAGTGGTTGTCGTAGAGCTCGCGGAGCAGCCGGTAGGGTCGCAGCGACCCGGCGAGCTGACCACGGGCGTCCTTCTCCTGGACGCGGGCGTAGGCCAGCAGCACCGATTCGATGACGGCGGGCATCCAGTCCAGTTTCGCCTTCATATCCTGCGGCGGGGTGAGCAGCGGGTGAGGGAAGTCGACCCATTCCCTGGCGGCGTCATCGTAGATGTGGGCGCGGGCGGCCGGGGTGCCGTCGCCCTGGATGTGGATCCGGCCGGTCACCGCGCCAAGGAGCCAGCCGGCGACCATGGCCTGGCGTTCCGCCTCGGACAGGGGCACGGTGGCGCTGATCGGACGAGACCGGCGCAGGGACCAGTAGCCGTCCTGGTTGGTGCGGGAATCCCGGTCCTTGGCGATCGCCGGGAACAGGGAGCTGAACACCACCGGCGAGTAGTTCGGGTAGGAGCCGAAGACGTCGATGTGACGGACCTTCGATCCGTCGGACATAGCGCCGTCGAGGGCGTCGGCGGTGGAACCGTCGAGGTTGGTTTTCTGGTTGAGGACCGAGCGCAGGTCCTCCGCGGCGGAGTTGCCCCTGAACGGGATCTCGGAGAAGTTGAAGTGGAACTCCGTCTCGGTGCCGTGGACCAGGGAGACCATGGAATTGTCGACTGCGGCCAGCGGACGGGCCTGGTCCAGGGCACTGGTGAAGGCGGTGCGCAGGCGCTGGACGCGGGCGGCGAAGGTCGTGTCGTTGGTGGCCTCGTCCTGGGTCATGTAGCTGCGCAGGTCGGTGCTGATGAACTTCGAGAAGTGGTAGTCGGGGCGCTGGATCCACAGCCGGGCACGGTTCAGCAGCTGGGCGGGCCGGATCTTGGCGGTGAAAGACCCGGGGCGTGATTCGCGCTCCTCCCCACCGGTGTTGCGGGAGGAGACGAGGTGACGGGAGACCCAGCCGGCGCGGTTGCCGCCGGCGCGGGTGTGCCCGGCGACGGCGAGGGTGTCCTCCGGGGCCTTCTCGGCACCGTTGGTATCCCACCGGCCGCGGATGACGGCCTGGGCGGCGACGCGGGAGGCTTCCTTGGCGTCGAAGATCTCCGGGTCGGAGACGCGGACATCAGCGACGATGTGGGTGACGAAATCGGCGGGGAAGTGATCGACATCGGAGATGAGGATCTCGTTGGCGGAGCCGCGGAAGCGTTCGCTGATCATCTCCTCGCGGTCCTTCGGCCAGGCCACCGGGTCATCGGTGGCCACATCGGCAAGGTTGACCGAGACGTTCTTCTTCTTGTCGGCGGCCTCCAGGTCGGCGTGCGCGTCGTGGAGCTCACGTTCCAGCCGGGACAGGGCGTTGTTGATGAAGTCCTCGAGAACCCGGGACAGGTAGTCGGCGACGCGGATGGCGAAGTACTCGGTGAACTGCGACCGGTACTGGGCGGCGATGTTGTCGAGGATCTGCCCGGACTGGGTGACCGCTCCGTTGCCCGTCAGCGGCTGAAGCATCTGGTCGATCGGCGGAGTGATGACTGCGGGGCTGCGTCCCTGCGAGGAACGCACGAGCATTTCCATCGGGCCGACGAGCCGCTGCCGGATGTCTTCCCCGAGCCGGTCGATGACCTTCTCGACGAAGGGCAGGCCGGTGGTGGACAGGTACTCCTCGCAGGTGGTGACGACCTGGTCGCAGAACTGATCGGCGAAGGCGTGGACGGCACCGTAGGCGGCGTCGTCGAGCTGACGGTGGATCTCCATGACCGCGGCACGGTCGGACAGTCGGGAGCGGACCAGCGCACCCCAGTCGGAGGCCTTCATCCCGTCGGCGGCGGGCAGTCGCTGCCGGAGCCACTGGGTGGACTGCTGTGCGGCCGGCATGGCGTAGTTCTGGCCGAAGACCTGGCCGATCCACCCGGCGGTGGTGGCCTGGTTCGGCTCCGAGTAGAGGATCTGGGAACCGATCCACACCTTGTCGAGGATGGCGGGGTAGCGCTCGATGAGCCGCTTCTGCAGCTGCTCCTCACCGGTGTCGGTGCTCAGCGGGTCCATGTGCCCGCGCAGGATCCGGTCGAAGGCGGTGCGGGCGAGCCGCTGGGCGGAGTATTCGGCGTAGCGGTCGCGTCCCATTGACAGCTGGGCGTAGCCCATCGACCCCCAGGGCATGTCGCCCCAGGGCACGAGGGCGCTGTCCGCCCAGCCGAGGAAGTCACGGTTGGCGGCGGTGGCGCCGGTGTTGCCCAGGGAGTAGGCGACGAAGGAGTCCGCGGACTTCTCCGAGGTCATCAGGGCGGCGAGGGCGCGGCCGAGACCCCGGTAGACAGTGTTCGGGTTGCCGTCGCCGA of Corynebacterium terpenotabidum Y-11 contains these proteins:
- a CDS encoding TRAFAC clade GTPase domain-containing protein; the encoded protein is MTGPSMNQYPTNSLSHQVKDPYTFAPLPPGATTSADGRPLPHGWADARAHCVAMAGARASGKSLYTAVMIKQLEELAGQFGRVVEAADNSTLDRYRSHYEEPLYQEMRNMPATPPASANDAYQRDPLIFSLGRWTGPDGVNRMNYLVFRDVAGEDLENPPADTSNLAFFQHADLIIFLFDPLRVAQIRTYLKGIIPAQSLTGGDPEDVLRNLFRILETARPKLAVTISKFDTLQKLSEASGSRWAQIMGNNGAAFRRDSGWRYDPDDQLLLHMEIESLLRYMEADRLVNIIGQDYGWTPNQPHAGGWRGGQQVSSDRWQYFAVSALGESPRGEQLSRHGIAPYRVLDPVRSILSKHLVFEAAGA
- a CDS encoding GAP1-N2 domain-containing protein — protein: MSGSFSYASFTRDSGSGVTRHGGWGVGETSGEIAPMWIDELTPLTPQTPESIRDDAKLPKFPDEEDLARQLRRYAWLPAPWEPRGAEDTGVFFASTRAGADSTGRDNIFTLVHVSDPGVLPRHDAVAWMYSPSLPTPFGSVEVDAAALPTLDAGAAPSSMTDAVLDAFLAGAPSEDAGGQTSLPTELRRVREPSGPASRPEILAVLIELLMNGRPVVLLADPVEGPLWVAAVARALPEDVLTGGPFTWSTYERAGNVAGVLAAGVRLAVVPTRERDRLPDHLAAVIVDTGELLPSADSAVPSEPTTPDTAPAGWQTVTDAGWGAASSGTAPSTPPVTPVTPPVTAPSFGGEPSRPAGGSPAGFGNPFSGITAPEPATTPPVVTPDVAPEPQDRRTERRTPPGTYPALVQLTPDDVAFIRDADFIAWNTNINGVVPEFRDMSPESRQAFQRWREAQLSHWSVYLCLDPSTELGHTLQVRILALLSYGFIPVDRNRPDRPLFAPWTLTTLFPEDREALIADATSYSVTHGCHDPGVPDLTALTDPTLRAMAEDVFRRRTDVRPIRPDGQAPPPNPAAHPVQQIPQHQPFPSAYQPYADRQPQRIPPNPGHPGRQR
- a CDS encoding tubulin-like doman-containing protein codes for the protein MKKFLVVGCGGSGAKTQAYMIDQLKAHLRAFDPTLTTLPKAWQFVSIDVPVAPEKGPDGLGNVQENGGRYVGIGSKQQYKTFDAGLSMTLGGRKALGEIATWAPRHPEAISTPVSDGAGQFRGLGRMLTLQSVSRIREELKSAMDILEESPTITELNELNYRITGHQSSAVDSTPVILVISSMAGGAGASMFLDVCRILSTLPNAKPEHTGVFMATPEVFENLPAEAMVGAWPNALAMFGEAVATQTGAATESDSALFKALGVNAESSGNTFARLFPVGGRMGATGARFGDGNPNTVYRGLGRALAALMTSEKSADSFVAYSLGNTGATAANRDFLGWADSALVPWGDMPWGSMGYAQLSMGRDRYAEYSAQRLARTAFDRILRGHMDPLSTDTGEEQLQKRLIERYPAILDKVWIGSQILYSEPNQATTAGWIGQVFGQNYAMPAAQQSTQWLRQRLPAADGMKASDWGALVRSRLSDRAAVMEIHRQLDDAAYGAVHAFADQFCDQVVTTCEEYLSTTGLPFVEKVIDRLGEDIRQRLVGPMEMLVRSSQGRSPAVITPPIDQMLQPLTGNGAVTQSGQILDNIAAQYRSQFTEYFAIRVADYLSRVLEDFINNALSRLERELHDAHADLEAADKKKNVSVNLADVATDDPVAWPKDREEMISERFRGSANEILISDVDHFPADFVTHIVADVRVSDPEIFDAKEASRVAAQAVIRGRWDTNGAEKAPEDTLAVAGHTRAGGNRAGWVSRHLVSSRNTGGEERESRPGSFTAKIRPAQLLNRARLWIQRPDYHFSKFISTDLRSYMTQDEATNDTTFAARVQRLRTAFTSALDQARPLAAVDNSMVSLVHGTETEFHFNFSEIPFRGNSAAEDLRSVLNQKTNLDGSTADALDGAMSDGSKVRHIDVFGSYPNYSPVVFSSLFPAIAKDRDSRTNQDGYWSLRRSRPISATVPLSEAERQAMVAGWLLGAVTGRIHIQGDGTPAARAHIYDDAAREWVDFPHPLLTPPQDMKAKLDWMPAVIESVLLAYARVQEKDARGQLAGSLRPYRLLRELYDNHSQSPTGGANDHPVVTRLADFLTTGERPDQAPLGTSVADRYEIFTAQLNHAAQNADTFLPGSGGLPGSQVQDKPWADVSDRRYASAMPLYRDFAPDVRDMTRALKKHLDAAKNRAENPTMNAFSTGAPVADPFAAPSSPSGPALPDFGGDFI